GCGGCACCTTACCTGAAGGCGCCAAAATACAAAGCGTCAACACTGTGCCTCCGCGCGGACTTTCCAAACGGGGGAACCAGCTCGCGAGGAACCTGCGTGGCGACAGCTGGGGTCAGCGCCATGAAGCGCTGCAGCCGGGTGCGCCTGCATTGGATATCTTTCCCTATGAAAACTGGGCACGTTGTTTGCGCAGAGCTGTGAGAACGGTTCGGTCAACCGATCTGCTCTATCAGCATCCATCAGGCTATCCTCCGTTGAAAGCGATCCTTGCGGATTATCTTGCAAGTGAGCGCGGTGTCCGTGCCACACCGGACCAGATCCTGATCGTTCCATCAATGCAGGCGGCGCTCGCGGGCATTTCCCAGGCACTCTCGGATCCTGGCGATACAGCTTGGATTGAGGATCCGGGCTATATGGGCGCGCGGACGGCCTTTCATGGGGCAGGATTGAATATCCGGGGTTTGCCGGTGGATGAGTATGGGGTCCTGCCGGATGGCCTCCAGAAGGACAGCCCACACCCGAGGCTGATTTACGTCACACCGTCCCATCAGTATCCGTTCGGGGCCCGGTTGCCGCTCGCCCGGCGGCTCGCCTTGATCGAGAACGCTTCCCGAATGGGCGCGACAATTCTCGAAGACGATTACGACAGCGAGTTTCTGTTCGAAGGCCGCCCGGTTGCCGCTCTTCAAGGGCTCGCAGGTGGTGGAGAGGTGATCTATCTCGGCACCTTCTCAAAGAGCCTGTTGCCTGGGCTGCGGGTGTCTTATGCCGTTGTGCCGGAGGACCTTTGTGGTCCGTTAGCCGGAGTTTTCCGGAACATGGGGCAACTGGCCAATGTGCATGCCCAGATCGCGCTCGCCGACTTCATCGACAGCGGACATTACCGGGCGCACCTGAAACGTATCCGGTCCGTCTACCAGCAACGGGGCAACGACCTTGTCGCGGCGCTTAAAGAAGTGCTGGGCAATGCAGTGTCAGTCGAGCCGCCGCTCGGCAACGTGCAGGTGACTGTCCGCTTTAACGAAGACTTGGATGATCGGAATGTTGCGCGCGGCATGCAAGCCCGCCGTTTTTCCGTGTCACCGTTGTCCGTCTGTTATCTGGACGCAGCACCTGAGCCTGGATTGATTATCGGATTTGCCGGGGCAACGGAGGATCAAATTCGCGGCGGTGTTCGGGCTCTCTCCGACCTGTTGAGCGCGCGCCTAAACTGAAGCCTGATCGGATATGTGGTCAGGTTTGGTCCAACTCCATCTCCATCTCAAGACGCGCTTCGGTCTTGGGAGCTTCGCTGTTCCTTCCGTCCACGAGATGCACCGAGATCCGCCATAAATGGTAGGTTGTACGATGCAGCCAGCGGATGCTGTCGACGCGGGCGATGGCCTCT
This window of the Roseibium alexandrii DFL-11 genome carries:
- the pdxR gene encoding MocR-like pyridoxine biosynthesis transcription factor PdxR; translation: MKVPELLEGVCDLDRSSSVPLSQQIYRALREAVGQGRLKAGMRLPSSRSFAQQQGISRNTVNTAYELLKAEGIVEVSVGVAPVIVGGTLPEGAKIQSVNTVPPRGLSKRGNQLARNLRGDSWGQRHEALQPGAPALDIFPYENWARCLRRAVRTVRSTDLLYQHPSGYPPLKAILADYLASERGVRATPDQILIVPSMQAALAGISQALSDPGDTAWIEDPGYMGARTAFHGAGLNIRGLPVDEYGVLPDGLQKDSPHPRLIYVTPSHQYPFGARLPLARRLALIENASRMGATILEDDYDSEFLFEGRPVAALQGLAGGGEVIYLGTFSKSLLPGLRVSYAVVPEDLCGPLAGVFRNMGQLANVHAQIALADFIDSGHYRAHLKRIRSVYQQRGNDLVAALKEVLGNAVSVEPPLGNVQVTVRFNEDLDDRNVARGMQARRFSVSPLSVCYLDAAPEPGLIIGFAGATEDQIRGGVRALSDLLSARLN